The following coding sequences lie in one Prochlorococcus marinus XMU1412 genomic window:
- a CDS encoding NAD(P)/FAD-dependent oxidoreductase, translating into MEPFDLAVIGGGAAGFMTAITAAEHGVKRIIILEGTSKLMEKVRISGGGRCNVTNATWIPNELVDNYPRGGIQLLESFNRFAAGDVYDWFEKKGLKLKIEEDLRVFPVSNSSSDVIDCLRKSALSKNVEILTKFFVKEISKTPDNIFNIFSLKKAKLISKNIALSTGGNPSGYKLAQNLGHNIVKPVPSLFTFSTQEPNLDECTGVSIKGIDIEIKLNNKNFQNRGDLLITHWGFSGPAVLKLSSIAARELYSQKYKFNLIIKWSSLSYKDLKEKVNYLRLNKGKVNLINTRPVPLLTKRLWIFLLKKIGIDKEKKWADLLADEREKMINILMRDKYIISGKGPFGEEFVTSGGVKINEVNFKSMESLICPGLFFSGEVLDVDGITGGFNFQHCWTSGWIAGMAVSKLNH; encoded by the coding sequence TTGGAACCTTTTGATTTAGCAGTTATAGGAGGAGGTGCAGCTGGTTTTATGACAGCAATTACTGCTGCTGAACATGGAGTAAAAAGAATAATAATTCTTGAAGGCACTTCAAAACTTATGGAGAAAGTAAGGATTAGTGGAGGTGGAAGATGTAACGTCACTAATGCGACATGGATACCGAATGAACTAGTTGATAATTACCCCAGAGGTGGAATTCAGCTCTTGGAATCATTTAATCGTTTTGCAGCTGGAGATGTATATGATTGGTTTGAGAAAAAAGGGTTAAAATTAAAAATTGAGGAAGATCTAAGAGTATTCCCAGTGTCTAATTCTTCTTCAGATGTTATTGATTGTTTGAGAAAAAGTGCTTTATCAAAAAACGTAGAAATATTAACAAAATTTTTTGTAAAAGAAATTTCAAAAACTCCAGATAATATATTCAATATTTTTAGTCTTAAAAAAGCAAAGTTAATTTCAAAAAATATTGCTCTTTCAACTGGAGGTAATCCAAGCGGATATAAATTAGCTCAAAATCTTGGACATAACATTGTTAAACCCGTACCATCACTTTTTACTTTTTCAACACAAGAACCAAATTTGGATGAATGTACTGGGGTATCGATAAAGGGCATAGATATAGAAATTAAATTAAACAATAAGAATTTTCAAAATAGAGGCGATTTACTAATAACTCATTGGGGTTTTAGTGGGCCAGCAGTATTAAAACTTTCATCCATTGCAGCAAGGGAACTTTATAGCCAAAAATATAAATTTAACCTAATAATTAAATGGTCTTCTTTAAGTTATAAGGACTTAAAAGAAAAAGTTAATTACTTAAGATTAAATAAAGGCAAGGTAAATCTAATTAACACTAGACCTGTGCCACTATTAACAAAAAGATTATGGATTTTTTTATTAAAGAAAATAGGTATTGATAAAGAGAAAAAGTGGGCTGATTTACTGGCGGATGAAAGGGAGAAAATGATAAATATTCTAATGAGGGATAAATATATAATTTCGGGCAAAGGTCCATTTGGTGAAGAATTTGTTACTTCCGGAGGCGTAAAAATTAATGAGGTTAATTTTAAAAGTATGGAGAGCTTAATTTGTCCAGGTTTATTTTTTTCTGGAGAAGTTTTGGATGTTGATGGAATCACAGGTGGATTTAATTTTCAACATTGTTGGACAAGTGGATGGATCGCTGGGATGGCAGTGTCAAAGTTAAATCATTAA
- a CDS encoding DUF1643 domain-containing protein — MKNLFLERNCLISANKLYRWSLSYKISKSTKEIIFIGLNPSFSDEVFLDNTTKKIIKISKNNNYGKVRLINLFALISSKPEKLFNHKNPVGHLNNNLINKNLKHWSENKNCDLWLGWGNKGKFLNRNKKISKKIIQYNSIRKNNFDNPLGPLLIKKTIKDNPIHPLYCSDNSILKSYF; from the coding sequence TTGAAAAATTTATTTCTAGAAAGAAATTGTTTAATAAGTGCTAACAAACTATATAGATGGAGTTTAAGTTATAAGATTTCTAAATCTACAAAGGAAATTATTTTTATTGGTTTAAATCCCTCATTTTCGGATGAAGTTTTCTTAGATAATACAACAAAAAAGATAATCAAAATTTCGAAAAACAATAATTATGGCAAAGTAAGATTAATCAATCTATTTGCGCTTATTTCAAGCAAACCAGAAAAACTTTTTAATCACAAAAATCCTGTGGGTCATCTAAACAATAATCTTATTAATAAAAACTTAAAACACTGGTCTGAAAATAAAAATTGTGATTTATGGTTAGGTTGGGGTAACAAAGGGAAATTTCTCAATAGAAATAAAAAAATATCAAAAAAAATAATACAATATAACTCAATTAGGAAAAATAATTTTGATAATCCTCTTGGACCACTTTTAATTAAGAAAACAATCAAAGATAATCCAATACATCCTCTATACTGTTCCGACAATTCCATCCTCAAATCTTATTTTTAG
- a CDS encoding M protein encodes MSIPFYDFPASPILIIGALGIAVAIAVFFVSYQKYFNSPLNKERAEKKKSLIKKQKELNERLEKIEQDLKNL; translated from the coding sequence TTGTCAATTCCATTTTATGACTTTCCTGCGTCTCCAATTTTAATAATTGGTGCGCTTGGCATTGCAGTCGCAATAGCAGTTTTTTTTGTCTCTTACCAAAAATATTTCAATTCTCCTTTGAACAAAGAGCGTGCAGAAAAGAAAAAATCTTTAATTAAGAAACAAAAAGAATTAAATGAAAGATTAGAAAAAATAGAACAAGATTTAAAAAATTTATAA
- a CDS encoding oxidoreductase → MTATISRPKISNWGTSNIPILTGKTALITGANSGLGYYTAKALAEKNANVVIACRSLEKANQTIKKLKDLNPEGLFTPLELDLSDLKNIVEVQSKIFDNFENLDLLINNAGIMHPPKTLSVQGYEIQFAVNHLAHMLLTLKLLPIIEKKEESRIVTVTSGAQFFGKVGWKNLKAENYYNKWESYSNSKLANVMFALELNENLKHKNILSLAAHPGIAKTNLFTAQKPNPSPLEIFSLELFSPIFQTAEMGALPQLFAATSPDARGGDHYGPRFNFRGHPKLSPTSPFAMNKKERKNLWEKSLGILSKFL, encoded by the coding sequence ATGACTGCCACTATTTCAAGACCTAAAATCTCTAACTGGGGAACATCTAATATTCCAATCCTTACAGGCAAAACAGCGCTAATTACTGGTGCGAATAGTGGTCTTGGATACTACACTGCAAAGGCCTTAGCAGAAAAAAATGCTAATGTTGTTATAGCTTGTAGATCGCTTGAAAAAGCAAATCAAACTATCAAAAAACTTAAAGATCTCAATCCTGAAGGATTATTTACACCTTTAGAATTAGATTTGTCAGATTTAAAAAATATTGTTGAAGTTCAGTCCAAAATTTTTGATAATTTTGAAAATTTAGATTTACTAATCAATAATGCAGGCATTATGCATCCGCCTAAAACTCTTAGTGTCCAGGGATATGAAATACAATTTGCAGTTAATCATCTAGCTCACATGCTTTTGACCCTAAAGCTACTCCCAATTATTGAAAAAAAAGAAGAATCTAGAATAGTTACGGTTACTTCTGGAGCACAATTTTTTGGCAAAGTTGGTTGGAAAAATCTTAAAGCTGAGAACTATTACAACAAATGGGAATCTTACTCCAATAGCAAATTGGCAAATGTAATGTTTGCTTTGGAACTAAATGAAAACTTAAAGCACAAAAATATACTTTCTTTAGCTGCTCACCCTGGAATTGCAAAAACAAATCTCTTTACTGCTCAAAAACCTAACCCTAGTCCATTAGAAATTTTCTCCTTGGAATTATTTAGCCCTATTTTTCAAACTGCTGAAATGGGTGCTTTACCTCAACTTTTTGCAGCTACTTCACCAGATGCAAGAGGCGGTGACCATTATGGTCCTAGATTTAATTTCAGAGGTCATCCAAAACTATCACCTACTTCTCCTTTCGCTATGAATAAAAAAGAAAGAAAAAATTTATGGGAAAAAAGCCTTGGAATACTTAGTAAATTCTTATAA
- a CDS encoding restriction endonuclease subunit S, with amino-acid sequence MKKIINKKRNKNEPWFKWLTRELNSYEAFQYFELGKNPRDVAEDFISKNSISISEVFEDFDEEDKDTLDQFLKLTECEMHVFRILEKQIELRNKIRFVDFRKRKKIKS; translated from the coding sequence ATGAAGAAAATCATAAATAAAAAACGTAATAAAAATGAACCATGGTTTAAATGGTTAACAAGAGAACTTAATTCTTATGAAGCTTTTCAGTATTTTGAATTAGGAAAGAATCCACGAGATGTTGCAGAGGATTTTATTTCTAAAAATAGTATTTCTATTTCAGAAGTTTTCGAAGATTTTGATGAAGAAGATAAAGATACGCTCGATCAGTTTCTTAAATTAACCGAATGCGAGATGCATGTGTTTAGGATTCTTGAAAAACAAATAGAGTTAAGGAACAAGATAAGATTTGTAGATTTTAGAAAAAGAAAAAAAATAAAGAGTTAA
- a CDS encoding DUF805 domain-containing protein, translating to MLNDFLNAYKEFWIKATDFKGFTSRSDWWLVQLANLIISFLTIPIFLKTFGFNAYGIVCIIPQIAIDIRRIRDFGKDWKWIFINLIPIFGWILWFIWLGFGKTGNGEK from the coding sequence ATGCTTAATGACTTTTTAAATGCATATAAAGAGTTTTGGATTAAAGCTACAGATTTCAAGGGATTCACATCTCGATCGGACTGGTGGTTAGTTCAATTAGCGAATCTTATAATTTCTTTCTTAACTATCCCAATATTTTTAAAAACATTTGGTTTCAATGCTTATGGAATAGTTTGTATCATTCCTCAAATAGCTATTGATATAAGAAGAATCAGAGACTTTGGAAAAGATTGGAAATGGATCTTCATTAATTTAATACCTATATTCGGATGGATCTTGTGGTTTATTTGGTTAGGCTTTGGAAAGACAGGTAATGGGGAAAAATAA
- a CDS encoding DUF2214 family protein — MLLGTLLTGEIAKSALVAYVHYLGIILCFGSLLFERLTLKVGLNRNETISMIVADVVYGLAGVAILVTGILRVKYFGQGGDFYTGNPVFWIKVSLYIIVGLLSLYPTTTYILWAIPLSKNKLPEISENLVKRFRFIITTELVGFATIPLFATLMARGVGLG; from the coding sequence ATGTTATTAGGAACTTTATTAACAGGTGAAATTGCTAAAAGTGCATTAGTGGCATATGTTCATTATTTAGGAATTATTTTGTGCTTCGGTTCTCTTTTGTTTGAAAGATTGACTCTCAAAGTAGGTCTTAATAGAAATGAGACGATCTCAATGATAGTTGCAGATGTGGTTTATGGTTTAGCAGGAGTTGCCATATTAGTTACTGGGATTTTGCGTGTTAAGTATTTTGGTCAAGGAGGTGATTTCTATACAGGTAATCCTGTGTTTTGGATAAAAGTTTCTCTATATATCATAGTGGGATTACTTTCTTTATACCCAACAACAACATATATCTTATGGGCTATTCCATTAAGTAAGAATAAATTACCTGAAATATCTGAGAATCTAGTTAAGAGGTTTAGATTCATCATTACTACTGAATTAGTAGGCTTTGCAACAATACCGTTGTTTGCCACTCTTATGGCTAGAGGTGTAGGTTTAGGTTGA
- the murD gene encoding UDP-N-acetylmuramoyl-L-alanine--D-glutamate ligase: MIDNHSSKGNINLIIGLGRSGFWAAKYLRSINKRVIVWESKDGIEFLERKTELEDLNILVSLNKEFVFEEIQPFVKEIESVVVSPSIPYDHITIIELKKKGIKVIGEINVAWEILKDTNWIGITGTNGKTTVTHLLSHILCNTGLYAPFAGNIGTPLCKYAHSKKHEKIDWVVAELSSYQIEISPEVKPNIGIWTTFTEDHLERHKTLENYFNIKKSLLEKSDFRIYNYDDKNLRNHYSSLSSGVWITTSFDKSNFIQCDYWIDDQAYIVERGKKLFKLEHFSLKGMHNLQNLLLVIAAARKVGLSGKQIKDSLSNYKQLPHRMETIYKNNDLEIINDSKATNFDSSIAGINSIEGQIIIIAGGRLKGNEYSKWIKLLKKKVKCVFLFGESSKVLKMALINEGFKKNIFEFSELKELLNFVFHYLQNNRVGTLLFSPSCSSFDQFKNYEERGDYFKKLISEKFKVNKSIFC, encoded by the coding sequence ATGATAGATAATCATTCTAGTAAAGGAAATATTAATCTTATAATCGGGTTAGGTAGATCTGGATTTTGGGCTGCCAAGTATTTGAGAAGCATCAATAAGAGAGTAATTGTTTGGGAAAGTAAAGATGGGATAGAATTCTTAGAAAGAAAAACAGAATTAGAAGACCTTAATATACTAGTTTCTCTGAATAAAGAATTTGTATTTGAAGAAATTCAACCTTTTGTGAAAGAGATCGAATCTGTTGTTGTAAGTCCATCAATACCTTATGACCACATAACTATTATTGAATTAAAAAAAAAGGGAATTAAAGTAATTGGAGAAATTAATGTTGCATGGGAAATTTTAAAAGACACAAATTGGATAGGTATTACTGGCACTAATGGCAAGACTACTGTTACTCATCTACTAAGCCATATACTCTGTAATACTGGATTATATGCTCCTTTTGCTGGAAATATTGGTACACCTTTATGTAAATATGCTCACTCCAAAAAGCATGAAAAAATTGATTGGGTTGTAGCTGAATTAAGCAGTTATCAAATAGAAATATCTCCAGAAGTAAAACCTAATATTGGAATATGGACAACCTTCACAGAAGATCATCTTGAAAGACATAAAACACTTGAAAACTATTTCAACATAAAAAAAAGCTTGCTAGAAAAATCTGATTTTAGAATTTATAATTATGACGATAAAAATCTAAGAAATCACTACAGTTCGCTATCAAGTGGGGTTTGGATAACAACTAGTTTCGATAAATCAAATTTTATTCAATGCGATTATTGGATAGATGATCAAGCATACATTGTTGAGAGAGGAAAGAAATTATTCAAACTTGAACATTTTTCTTTAAAAGGAATGCATAATCTTCAAAATCTTTTATTGGTAATTGCAGCAGCTAGAAAAGTTGGATTATCTGGGAAACAGATTAAAGATTCTTTATCTAATTACAAACAATTACCCCATAGGATGGAAACAATTTATAAAAATAATGATCTGGAAATAATTAATGATAGTAAAGCTACAAATTTTGACTCATCTATTGCAGGAATAAATTCAATTGAAGGTCAAATAATAATCATTGCTGGGGGTAGATTAAAAGGCAATGAATATAGTAAGTGGATAAAACTTTTAAAGAAAAAAGTTAAATGTGTTTTCCTTTTTGGAGAAAGCTCAAAAGTCCTAAAAATGGCGCTTATTAATGAAGGATTTAAAAAAAATATTTTTGAATTTTCAGAACTAAAAGAGCTTTTAAATTTTGTTTTTCATTATTTACAAAATAATAGGGTTGGAACATTATTATTCTCACCTTCATGCTCTAGTTTTGATCAATTTAAAAATTATGAAGAGCGTGGAGATTATTTCAAGAAACTAATAAGTGAAAAATTTAAGGTTAATAAATCCATTTTTTGTTAA
- a CDS encoding EamA family transporter produces MIGILSAFGAAISWTYACFIWRAQTQKYKSIDINLIKNIIAFIVFIPALIYLNSITQLKNIFILLISGIIGIGLGDTFYLKSLQTIGTRKTLSIETLSPLMAALSGEIFINENLTTKSWVGILIVSISLFIIL; encoded by the coding sequence TTGATTGGAATCCTTTCTGCTTTTGGAGCTGCTATATCTTGGACTTATGCGTGCTTTATTTGGCGCGCGCAAACTCAAAAATATAAATCAATAGATATAAATTTAATAAAAAATATAATAGCTTTTATAGTTTTTATACCTGCTCTTATTTATCTAAATTCTATAACTCAATTAAAAAACATATTTATCCTACTAATAAGTGGAATAATAGGTATTGGTTTAGGTGATACTTTCTACCTAAAGTCATTACAAACAATTGGCACAAGAAAAACTTTATCTATAGAAACTCTTTCTCCGTTAATGGCTGCTTTGTCAGGGGAAATTTTTATTAATGAAAATTTAACAACTAAATCATGGGTTGGAATACTCATAGTATCGATTTCTTTATTCATAATTCT
- a CDS encoding GAF domain-containing protein codes for MQNLVSKKEEEERRLKALAEYRILGTKPESCYDDITKIAAATCNVPISLMTLVDKDKQWFKSKIGLQISETRRDWSFCTHAIKENSPLIIHDAFQDERFINNPLVTGDPKIRFYAGFPLRNSDGNKLGTLCVIDRKPGNLTTQQFNIMELLSKQIVSFLELRKKSLNLLDALSNLHKQEGILSVCSYCREVKNKEGDWMHLEKYLSKISDIRFSHGVCDNCMEKHFPDVIEVWNKKDFFEDGQKRYLES; via the coding sequence ATGCAGAATCTTGTATCAAAAAAAGAAGAAGAGGAAAGAAGATTAAAAGCTTTAGCAGAATACAGGATTTTGGGAACCAAGCCAGAATCATGTTATGACGATATTACAAAAATTGCTGCTGCAACCTGTAATGTGCCTATTTCTTTAATGACTTTGGTAGACAAAGATAAACAATGGTTTAAATCCAAAATAGGACTTCAAATATCAGAAACTAGAAGAGATTGGTCTTTTTGTACCCACGCAATAAAAGAAAATAGTCCATTAATTATTCATGATGCTTTCCAAGATGAAAGATTTATAAATAATCCATTGGTAACAGGAGACCCCAAGATTCGTTTTTATGCAGGTTTTCCCCTTAGAAATAGTGATGGTAATAAACTTGGAACTCTTTGTGTAATAGATAGAAAGCCAGGAAATCTCACTACACAACAATTCAATATTATGGAATTATTATCCAAGCAAATAGTTTCATTTTTAGAGCTTAGAAAAAAGTCATTGAACTTGCTAGATGCATTGTCTAACTTGCACAAACAGGAAGGTATTTTATCTGTCTGTTCATATTGCAGAGAAGTGAAAAATAAGGAGGGCGATTGGATGCATTTAGAAAAATATCTTTCGAAAATTAGTGATATTAGATTCAGTCATGGGGTTTGTGATAATTGTATGGAAAAACATTTCCCAGATGTAATCGAAGTATGGAATAAAAAGGATTTTTTTGAAGATGGCCAGAAAAGGTATTTAGAGTCTTAG
- a CDS encoding cupin domain-containing protein codes for MKVLISSPCSASVIIQYGIKSWPIWECEPSKFQWNYDDKEICLIIEGQAKISTQNGDIYVIEAGDLVEFPAGLNCEWEVTKSIKKHYRLGS; via the coding sequence GTGAAAGTTCTAATATCTTCCCCCTGTAGTGCAAGCGTAATAATTCAGTATGGAATAAAAAGTTGGCCTATTTGGGAATGTGAGCCAAGCAAATTTCAATGGAATTATGATGATAAGGAAATTTGCTTAATTATTGAAGGTCAGGCGAAAATAAGTACCCAAAACGGTGACATTTACGTGATTGAAGCTGGAGATCTAGTTGAATTTCCTGCTGGACTAAACTGCGAATGGGAAGTAACCAAAAGTATTAAAAAACATTATCGATTGGGTAGCTAA
- a CDS encoding EamA family transporter: LKKGNNFKEENSPFSEKNNFKIFAFPFLSVLCAVLGGLFSRMVFLQSNLSPFLTTEIRLLGAIIFLITIKGFKINFFLKNIEKKQRKRFLFSIILGTNIGILLQQVVFKTLPIGVGWALLSTSPVISLFFAKNEEREITKKIIFFTCFLFFGLTLIIL, from the coding sequence TCTCAAAAAAGGGAATAATTTTAAAGAGGAAAACTCCCCTTTCTCAGAAAAAAATAACTTTAAGATTTTTGCTTTTCCTTTTTTATCGGTTTTATGTGCTGTTCTTGGAGGTCTTTTTTCAAGAATGGTGTTCCTTCAAAGCAATTTATCTCCTTTCCTGACAACTGAGATAAGATTATTAGGTGCAATAATTTTTTTAATTACTATAAAGGGATTTAAGATTAATTTTTTCTTAAAAAACATAGAAAAAAAACAACGAAAAAGATTTTTGTTTTCAATAATTCTTGGAACAAATATAGGAATATTGCTACAACAAGTTGTTTTTAAAACCCTTCCCATAGGAGTAGGATGGGCATTATTAAGCACATCTCCAGTGATTTCCTTATTTTTTGCTAAGAATGAGGAAAGAGAAATTACAAAAAAAATAATATTTTTTACTTGTTTTTTATTTTTTGGCTTGACATTAATAATTCTTTAA
- a CDS encoding pirin family protein yields the protein MSLKIIKIRKSHERFRSTREWLNSMHSFSFAEHRDPKWDNFGKIRVINEDIISPNAGFNKHSHANMEIITVVTKGAITHRDSLNNFGKIRKDEVQVMSAGTGISHSEKNEENETCKLFQIWIYPQKENINPRYDQISLNEKLWDNLIFNYKDVKNNKLFLNQSISLWRCKYKPIKEKKLPLKIDKYNWIQIIEGNLILKSKDSNSNICLESGDGLGFEVNYYDDIFIDTEKDLDFLLFSMPSL from the coding sequence ATGTCTTTGAAAATAATTAAAATAAGGAAATCTCACGAAAGATTTAGATCGACTAGAGAATGGCTAAATTCGATGCATTCATTTTCTTTCGCAGAGCATAGAGATCCAAAATGGGATAATTTTGGGAAAATTAGAGTTATAAACGAAGATATTATTTCTCCTAATGCAGGATTTAATAAACATTCTCATGCAAATATGGAAATAATTACTGTCGTAACAAAAGGAGCAATAACTCATAGAGACTCGTTAAATAATTTTGGAAAAATTCGCAAAGATGAAGTACAAGTTATGTCTGCAGGAACTGGAATCTCTCATAGCGAGAAGAATGAAGAAAATGAGACCTGTAAGTTGTTCCAGATCTGGATATACCCTCAAAAAGAAAATATCAACCCCCGATATGATCAAATTTCATTAAATGAAAAGTTGTGGGATAATCTTATTTTTAATTACAAAGACGTAAAAAATAATAAGCTTTTTCTAAATCAAAGTATCTCTTTATGGCGTTGTAAATACAAGCCAATTAAAGAAAAAAAATTGCCATTAAAAATCGATAAATATAATTGGATACAAATAATAGAAGGTAATCTTATATTAAAAAGTAAAGACTCTAATTCAAATATATGTCTCGAATCTGGAGACGGCTTGGGTTTTGAAGTTAATTATTATGATGATATCTTTATAGATACTGAAAAAGACCTAGATTTTCTCTTATTTTCGATGCCTTCCTTGTAA
- a CDS encoding MATH domain-containing protein encodes MSESNKLPQAISHKKLSYLMLKAQKDSLFSDELAEIESSEKREFEELINTWEASTKKVVNELSKRKKNLLKDKSPNSLIALGAMEVHLNMALQALNEFNKEVDG; translated from the coding sequence ATGAGTGAATCTAACAAGTTACCTCAAGCAATAAGTCATAAAAAATTAAGTTACTTGATGCTTAAGGCACAAAAGGATTCTCTTTTTTCTGATGAATTAGCAGAAATAGAAAGTTCCGAAAAAAGAGAATTTGAAGAGTTAATAAATACTTGGGAAGCTTCAACTAAGAAAGTAGTTAATGAGTTATCAAAAAGAAAAAAGAATTTACTAAAAGATAAATCACCGAATTCTTTAATTGCTCTTGGTGCTATGGAAGTTCATCTTAATATGGCTTTGCAAGCCTTAAATGAATTTAATAAAGAAGTTGATGGGTAA
- a CDS encoding fatty acid desaturase: MLKVNRSDFLIKPFLKRNNVRASYQIISTIFPIISIWLIVHQIIIQPFSLLIKGFLLVPFIVLLTLFSSRTFSLMHDCGHNSLFEKRKLNRFFGFLLGLVNGIPQKSWSIDHAFHHRNNGNWEIYKGPIDVLSLEDYKSLTKREQILYKVSRNWIMLFPGGFFYLVLKPRLGLAIIIFNFTKDILEETFIKIKNGKIYQLLAINSRVKPPFSDYGDNFSELCELVINNIVVIIGWIFMCKWLGVVFFLSFYSVVLTLSAAILICVFFVQHNYKNAYAKNTKNWDLIDGAILGSSNLDIPNWLNWFLADISFHSIHHLSERIPNYNLRACHKANIHLLQKSKFLKIRDFSNCFKYIIWDNKNEKLIPIS; encoded by the coding sequence ATGCTTAAAGTAAATAGAAGTGATTTTTTAATAAAGCCATTTTTAAAAAGAAATAACGTTAGAGCTTCTTATCAAATTATTTCTACCATCTTCCCAATAATTTCTATTTGGTTAATAGTCCACCAAATAATTATTCAACCTTTTTCATTATTAATTAAAGGATTTCTATTAGTACCTTTTATAGTTCTTCTAACTCTGTTCTCTTCTCGAACATTCTCATTAATGCACGATTGCGGACATAATTCTCTTTTTGAAAAACGGAAATTAAACCGCTTTTTTGGATTTTTACTTGGCTTAGTTAATGGTATTCCCCAGAAGTCATGGTCAATTGATCATGCATTTCATCATAGAAATAATGGAAATTGGGAAATTTACAAAGGGCCGATAGATGTTTTAAGTCTTGAAGATTATAAATCCCTTACAAAAAGAGAGCAAATATTATATAAAGTAAGTCGAAATTGGATTATGCTTTTCCCTGGGGGTTTTTTTTACTTAGTTTTAAAACCTAGATTAGGACTGGCTATTATTATTTTTAATTTCACTAAAGATATATTGGAAGAGACTTTTATCAAAATAAAAAACGGAAAAATTTATCAACTTCTAGCTATTAATTCAAGAGTCAAACCACCTTTTTCTGATTATGGAGATAATTTTAGTGAACTATGTGAATTAGTAATTAATAACATAGTAGTAATAATAGGTTGGATTTTTATGTGCAAATGGTTGGGGGTAGTTTTTTTCTTATCATTTTATTCCGTGGTATTAACCTTATCAGCAGCAATTTTAATATGTGTTTTTTTCGTACAACATAACTATAAAAATGCATATGCTAAAAATACAAAAAATTGGGATCTCATCGATGGAGCGATTTTAGGTAGTAGCAATTTAGATATCCCTAATTGGCTAAATTGGTTTTTAGCAGACATATCCTTCCACAGCATTCATCATCTCTCTGAGAGAATCCCAAATTACAACTTAAGAGCTTGTCATAAAGCAAACATTCATTTGCTTCAAAAATCCAAGTTCTTAAAAATAAGGGATTTTTCAAACTGCTTCAAATATATTATTTGGGATAACAAAAATGAAAAATTGATTCCAATAAGCTAA